Proteins encoded by one window of Capra hircus breed San Clemente chromosome 8, ASM170441v1, whole genome shotgun sequence:
- the LOC108636657 gene encoding uncharacterized protein LOC108636657 — translation MRKTRDLFKKIRDTKGTFRAKMGSIKDRNGMDLTEAEDIKKRWQEYTEELYKKDLHDPDNHNGVITHLEPDILECEVKWALEIITTNKASGGDGIPVELFQILKDDAVKVLHSICQQIWKTQQWPQDWKRSVFIPIPKKGNAKECSNYCTIALISHASQVMVKILQARLQQYVNCELPNVEAGFRKGRGTRDQIANIRWIMEKAREFQKNIYFCFIDYVKAFDCVDHN, via the coding sequence atgagaaagactagagatctcttcaagaaaattagagataccaagggaacatttcgtgcaaagatgggctcgataaaggacagaaatggtatggacctaacagaagcagaagatattaagaagaggtggcaagaatacacagaagaactgtacaaaaaagatcttcatgacccggataatcacaatggtgtgatcactcatctagagccagacatcctggaatgtgaagtcaagtgggccttagaaatcatcactacgaacaaagctagtggaggtgatggaattccagttgagctctttcaaatcctgaaagatgatgctgtcaaagtgctgcactcaatatgccaacaaatttggaaaactcagcagtggccacaggactggaaaaggtcagttttcattccaatcccaaagaaaggcaatgccaaagaatgctcaaactactgcacaattgcactcatctcacatgctagtcaagtaatggtcaaaattcttcaagccaggctacagcaatacgtgaactgtgaacttcctaatgttgaagctggttttagaaaaggcagaggaaccagagatcaaattgccaacatccgctggatcatggaaaaagcaagagagttccagaaaaacatctatttctgctttattgactatgtcaaagcctttgactgtgtggatcacaat